TGAGAATATATACAAGTTTAGCGAAAAGAGATACAGTAGAGAAGACTATATGAAGAGTGGGGGGAAAAAGGAGGAAtgccacaaaacagctttattgagAGAATCAAGTttcaatactttagtccatcagtgaagaaacaaggttcaatgaacttGATTGTATTGTGAATAACAGGAAGAATTTATACTGTAATTGGGCATCAGAGAAGAGCTGAGCAAAAGGgtaattgttttacattgttttagTATCTTTCACTGCAGaatactgtaacaaaataaatgtccagTTCTATTATTATCTACTCAAGAATGTGTAGAAAGTGACGTCCGAGAGCTACTGACGTAGTGCAGGGTTGCAGCAATCAGAAATACATAGTGTTCTTGTTTTGCTCCAGTGGTGGGTGGACATTCCCTGTCTTTAATTAACCAGAgtgtaccaaatctttaacgttatcttataTGGACATTTCtgctttataaccctttgtgattcgacagttctgtggccCAGTTGCTAAACATGGACATTCATGTGTTTGTAACAACTTTTTTTCTTGTTATGTTATATTACAGCTTTCAGAAGTAGATATTAATCTTCTGGTTCGAAGCACTCTGCGTCTAAACCTTGAGAAGGTACACCTCTCCATTCGGTACTTAACTTTCACACCGCCTTTCATTCGTTCAGCTTGGCCTAGCTGCCCGTTCCCGCCCGCGCTGCGAGCAGTGTGTTCCTAAAACTATTCAGTCAACAAACTTCAGTGCCCTGCTATATCTATTCCAACGATAAAAATGGTTAATACGAATCGATCTCCACAAATATTCATTACTCCTTAAAGAGAATATTTAGATCCGAATAAACGTTAGAAAATAACATTGTCTCGCCATCCCAACAATTAAAACGTGCTCCAAAATTCCATCGACACGCACGGAAACTTACAAGGGGAAATCACCCCACGAAAAAAAATGCGGAATCTTCTTTTTTgcgaaatatctcgagaacggtaagagatgtcgaaaagaagtttaaacaaaagttgcaccttacttttatatctataaaactgggtgaaaataattattgatttaaggattggtggtgtgGGTGATTTTGaaagtatggatttttcgataattattttcacgcagttttgtaaatataaatacaagatGCAACTTTTCTTTAAACTTCCTTTCGCTATCTTTTACCGTTCTCGAGGTATCCCACAAAAAgaggattctgaaattttccaaGGGgtcatttcaccccctaaataagCACTGTGGCaccaagaaaaaataagtttgccTTACCCTACGTGCACACAAGgtagcataattttctgaacttCCCGCGTGCCCAGCTTCCCTTTCAGCGAAGGACTTCTAACTACCCCTATTGGATCTCCACCCACGCCGTCAAAATACCCAAAAATTCTTCCAAAACAAGATAAGTCCGCGCTCAGAATCACGATTCAAAAGCAGGGTCCTCGAAGCAGATATAATCAGATTCGATTCCGAAGACACGTGACCTCCCGTCCAAGACTTTTGGCGCCCCTGATTTCCCAAAGGGCGAGCTCGCGATCGATATCCCCATCGATCCTGTTCCCTCTGCCACCATCCTCGTTCACTTGGGCGCATCCCATATGTAGACCAGTGGTTCTTAATCGTTTTGGCATGGTCTGCCGTGCCAGACCTCGTTTCCTAGCGGTATTTATCGCAATTACGCTGCAAATTGGCCGAGCGGCTAGCTGGCTCGCGTTTCAAATCGCTCGGGCCTCTTTGATCATCCCCCCCCCCGCCgattgataaaataaatatttgatccTGTAGCGTTCACGGGCTCCCTGTGCGCACGCTGGTCTTCTAGCTATgatttttttctcctttcatTTCTTTGACTTGTTTCGAGGGGTAGGTACGGTAAATAGTCGGATACGTGTTTCAGAGCGCCCTGTGGAAGGGCGGTATTTAATGGAGGGATATCCATTTGCCATGGAAGAACCACTGCAGGGTAGATGGGTGTCGTAGCATCCTGGGGACACTTTGCGCGGCTCATAAAGTGTTTCGCGATTGAATTAGCCCAGCGCTATCGATACCTCGGCGAAAACGTCCTTTGAGGAAGGGCCACGCTGACGAGTGTACACTGTGCGCTGATATCGGGTGTCCTTTGCAAGTATTTTTCCCTGGCGAGGCGCTGGTTCCCTGTGGAACAgcggaattttttgtttcttgctTTTAGTGTTGgaaagctgattttgacgaggGTTTAAAGGTACTTTGGTAACGAAGCTGCAGGGCCTCTTTGGAGGATTTTCTGCTGCCTACTTTGGAGGATCTTCTGTTCTCTACTTCGAAGGACTTTCTGTTTTCTACTTTGAAGGACTTTCTGCTTTGGTTCTTCACTTCTTTTGGGAGATATCTTTGGTTTTGGTGAAGCCTGATTTtggtatttttataatattttggtCAATAGATATTGTTGTTATGAGTATTCTGGATTTCTCAAGCTGTAGAGTCTAGAGTCTAAATTGTGGACACTGTGAGTTTGCTAGTTTTTGGAGGTTTTTTTTGGTATCAACGTTTGGGAAAGTATTCTGTGAGAGAAAAACGTTGTGAACCAAAATCTCGACAGTGAAGTTTGAAGCTCTAGATTATACAGTGATTTCGCTATTTTCTCTCCTGTTGCTCGGGAAACTATCGTGGGAGATGAAGGTTATATACCACTATCACGAGTATTGTGAACTCAGCTCTCGATTCCGAGCTTCTTCTAAGCTCTGGATCCACCAAGGACTCCACTCTTTTCTGTTATCTTCCCGCCTTGAAAGTCCTCTGTGACAACCAACTGGTCCATATCACGAGTATTCCAAACTCAACTTTTAACTCCGAACTTTCAATCTCcaaaatatacaataatttcACTAGTTTCTCCCATATTCCCAAGATTTCGAAAATATACCGCGTGCTATGAAAATCACCGCTACTCCAACTATTTTGAACTCAGTTCTTCACACTGACCATTCCACAGCCAACATACACAATAAATAATTTCCTACCTTCCCTCTATCTTCACGTTCCTCttgccttaagggggtattctagtctgaCGAGAcgttttcgtcgcgttatttcggaattttttttacaaagaacccatcaATTTTGTTATTATTCAGGTTGTTGCTACAtgcttattgatatttaaactatcttcacaaattttgtcgatagagaaaaatgaaaatcgagcGCAGCTGGCTGCTTCAAAGTAATcgtgagaaaaaaaacctgaaccAAAAAATGTAAAGAGATTCTTTATTTGTATGCCTttggctatcgtccctaccagaattatgataaaacatcttgtttttaaactttcacagacctttttaaagttgaaaaaatgtgcGAAAAtggaaacttaattttcaaaccgtcgccatttgcttaattttcaatatttgtatatcATTCTGGTACCGACTATAGCCAAAGGTATGCAAATAAAGAAGCTCTTTACACTTTTTGTTTCAGGTCACCAGAACGAGCCTAATCATGGCCTCGGTGGCCCCATTTTTGTCACGAttactttaaagcagtcaactgcgtttgattttcatttttctctatcGGCAAAATTTGTAAGGAtagtttaaatatcaataagcgTGTAGCaataaattgaataataataaaattgatgggttatttgtaaaagaaattccgaaataacgcgacgaaaacgcctcgtcagactagaatacccccttaaaagccTACCGCGACACAAAACTTCCCTCCGCCACGAGTACGGCGAAGTCTCACCCCTCGCTTCTGAACATCCATGCCTCGAAATCACACAGCGATTCCGTCCTTTCCCTCTATCGCGACGATTCTTGGGGGTCCCATTGTGCGATAGATCTTAGTAGATGCCCGTCCCTCGGAATTTCCCCGCAAAAATTGCCTGTGTACCGCATAGGACGGGGGGGAAATGCAGGACCGTAGAGCCGCATTGCATATTCGGAATGGCATATAAGATTGCCTTGCGTCGGCCAACCTTATTCCACGGTCGTGGAGCACTCCTAACGAAATGATTCGAAATGCCTGGGGGGTATCCCGGCTGGTTCGCTGCGCCTCTTCGTCCTCTCGTTGCCACTTAAGTCCTTTCGAGAGCTGTGTTTAATCCGACAGGCGCTCCTTCCACGCGAACTTGGCGCCACTTGATCCTCGGGAATATGTATGCGCGCGCGTCGGCGAAATTAAACGAAATTAACGAGGTTGCGACTGCCGCGCGAGCGTGCCGCGTCGCTTCGACACACATTTCGACGAAGTATTGCTCCGATATATAATCGAGGTCCCGCTGCAAGGTTTCTGCTGGGTTGTGCTGCACTTTCTGTGTTTACCGAGCCCAAGTTTTCCAGGTTACCATCAAGCTTCACCCCGATGGAATTGCAAAGTTACGAAAAATGGTAATTAGGTATTTACATAGTTGCGATCGATTTTAAACAGAATAGGTTTATTTTAAAGTGGAACCGCTGTACACGCCCTGGTAGGAGGTTTGTCAAAGTCAACGCTCGGCAATTCACGCATTGAAGTAATAGAATATTCTTATTATGTAATGACTACATTCCCTGGATCACTAGGTCGCAccctttcttaaaaaaaaagaaccaaaatATTTAATCGGGCACCAGCCTCCAGAAAGTTGGCCCAACTAGGTAACCAGGTAACAACTAGGCGACAACTAGGTAACAACTAGGTAACAACTAGGCAACAACTAGACATCGACTAGATAACAACTAGGAACCGCTAGGTAATGCTTTGGGGGCCGTCAATCGGCAACTAGGTAACAACTAGGTAACAACTAGGTAACAAGTAGGAAACACATTAAGATAACATCAAATACCCTACTAGAATCTTCTTCCTTCCCTTCGTATTTTCAACCTCTCTTCAAACTTACGCCCACTGAAACAGAATGCAGTTCGAGACACATTCTGTTTTCATAATGTTTCCCATCAGGTAGCCGATCGACATATTCCTGTTCAGTGCACTACGAAATGATCCGTACACGGTCGCGAGATTTCACGACACGACGGCTAGCAGACGATACTCGTTCTGCATATACATGGAGCAAGTGCACGTATCTGGGTGCATCGAGGGCCGCGACACGCCAGGTCGGTTGTCTCGCGTCCAATCTGCATAATGTCCTGCGCCTCGTATCCGTGGATTCCTGCCGGCAGCTTCATACGTATTGTAACGTGCTAAGATATAGTGACTAACCTGAGGGCACACCCCTGCGGTGTGTAAATCGATGTCCCTGGTAGTACAAACCGCCGGATGTGTTGCTCGTCGCCTATTACAGGGCTGCACTTATTTCTTCGTGTTTCTATGTACCACAGCACCTTGAAACACCTATAAATGCTGTGATCCCGATCTCAGGGAAGACAGTCAGGGGTGCTAGAAATTCTGTGCACTTCTGATCTCGGGATTGATATTCCCGCCATTATGTAAGAATTCTTATGACATGAAATTTCTAGTTGAAAAACTAGTTGCGGAGAGAAGCGATTTTTTgcttaaaattcgccaaatttttaaattttaatattaaagtttTTAGACTAAACGGAAACATTGGCAAAGGAAACaaaattgcctggggtgcgatacaccccgtgcgaccacgaagggttaaataaccaattaaaaaacattataaaacaataacaagaaacaacaaaaaaaaaacaataaaagcaaagctacttttctttaacaaataaaatcttcaaactaaaacccaacttcagatcattgagggtagCTACCTCCCTCCATATTTAGGCCCATTTAACCTTCCCCTAGTGGTCACGATCTGCTTAGGTTCCCGACACACCAGCAACGTTCAAATATGCCAACTATCTCCAATCAGTCGACAATTCAATGAATTTCTACGATACCGTGGCTACTTGTTGATTGCTCATCGACTTCTGAAAACCGTGAAATTGATACTCGACTGCCGTGGCAAGAAAGGCCCGTCGATGAACAGCGCAATATCCCCCGGAAAACTGGAAGCTGCTTGAACAAGGGCCATCGAGGATCAGGAATCAGCCCGCGTGCAACGTTTCCTGCAGTTGCACGATGCAAATGCTGAAGGAGGCTTCCCAGGGGTGCAGCCACGCGGATCTATTCGCCCGTTGCTCGCCACGGGAGGTCGGAATCGTAAGTTGCTCCAAGTTCCTCCGACATTAATGAGGGCGAAACAGCATCGCGGGGCTGGCTAAGGGGATATTTACGACGCTCCGCGTCCGCTGCTGAAGACACAGGTCTCATATTTCACGAGATCTGCCCCCCCTCCGCGTTGAAAGTTTACACTCGACTGGAGCTCACTTTTTAGGCTGGCATATTTCACCCTCGTTAATGATTAGATTCGCGCGCCTACCCGCGCTTGTACACCTGCAGCAACTAGGAGGAGCTGGCAGTACCTTCGTTACGGGGAATTGGAAGAAAACGGTGTGCTTGGAAAGTGCACAGCTTGGGACACGAGCCCGCTGCTTTAGTTTCTTGGTACGACGTGAACTGcagtaaaaataaataagtagcCTGCTGCATCGATTGCCTGCAATATTGTCGAGTAGTTACAAGTATCAATATCATCTGGACTCGATTCCGTTGCTACAAGTGTCACTACTGCTTTGGTGCAGCTCGATGAAACGAGTTTCACTCTGAACGAGACTCGAGTGCTTCGATATTTGTAATTTGTCTCTTGTAAGTTGCCTGGGTATTATCATTCAGATGATGAATTTGTATCCGCACCGATCGCGTACCATTGTCCCTGGGAGTTTCTTCGATTACAAAGGCAGAAGAGTAACGAAAGAAGACGCTGGAGAGGTTTTACTATAAAGGAACGCGATTTCGAGTGACCACGGCCGATCGATCGCAGCTTCCCCTAAGATTTCACCGGTATGCTCTCGAAGGCACTCGATATCTGGCCCCATTCGAGCGAATTGTTAAGCCGATCAGCTCCTGACCCAATTAACCGCGGATCCTCCAATCCGTCGCGGACTTTCGCCGCTGTGCGACAGGTTCGACGATCTCCAAACAGATTGCGCGAGATATTTTTCGTAATGGATCATGGTAGTTCGCGAAATCGTCTGTTTTCGTATGATAATTGTGGAGAAAGTGTTACTTAACGTGTGGTAAAATTCGAAGGGGTAGTGCTTGCACAGCGGGACCCCGATACTTGTAAATGGACCTTTTCTATTGCACTCTGTCAAGAAGTTGTAGAAGTAATTACAAGATCCTACTGTACATGAAAAAGTGAGCAAGAAATATGGAATGCAATTTCGTAataatagggtaaagtagccgaatatgagacccgtttcttaaaaacatcataactcctAATTgggaacacttttattaaaattcgatacacgttttgaAAGTGGAATATGTATTGCTTAGCAACCTACcgaaaagtactataacaaaaattcggtttcttcgtaataaagtgaaaaacgaaagtcattcaaatgcGCAGatgaaaaaatgggttcctaatatgagacccagtatgttttttttctgaaatttatattttctttctttttttataaagtaggCATGTGAAACCTATTTCTTCATTACCGCAGTCTTTGTGGGCCCACCACCGAAGTGTTGATAatgtaatgataataataacaataataataataataaaaaaatataataaaaataaaataaaataaaataaattgataataataataagaagaagaagcagacaAGTCTCTATTTTCGAAAATACCcatttgaaaattcttctaacCCTTATCAGttacatataaaaataattagtaaTTACTAATGCAATGAATCTCTACACAGAAGTAATCTGAActcgtaaaataaattttctcgaaTAGGTACTTTGGGCAAAAATTGATGAAAAGATTTTCAAAAAACCGGTCGAAAAAGTTTCGACTTTGTTCTCTACAAAAATGGATTGTGAAAAGTGGTCCCCACCCTTTAGAAATCAGCGATAAAGCAACGGTTTTCTCGGAGATTCGATAAGAATTCCGCAGTGAATCGGCCGAGTTCCACGGAACGAAATTCGTGAATGGAAATTCAGATCGAAGCGATAGCGAAGCCGTCCTCGACAGGTCGGAACGAAGTTGGGGATCGTAGCTGGGCTTCTCATTGTGCCTGGTCCGTTTTATGGCAAACAAGGCTCATTGTCACGGCCCCGCTTGCGTGGCGGTGAACAAACTTTTAACGTCAATGCAAGCTCGCCCTTTTGAACTTCGCCTCGTTAGACGCTGTTTATACTCGATTCATTTTCCACCAACGCACGGAGCGCGAAGATAACGTAATGACCATTAAAGTAACCCTCATTGCCATTCACCGACAGAATCATACTACTTCGCACAAAAAAAAGCACCGATAAAATTGATGCTCAATAACGTTTCTGGTATTTAGCTTTGGTAATCGACTTGCGAAGCCACCTCGATTACTTACAATCGAAGAGGATAAATTCCTTCGCTGAATGCCCCTCAGAAATGGCAGTATTCCAAGGCTTCGAATTACGAACCCAGTTATTGAAACGTCTCGGCAGTCGAGGGTCTAAAATCTTTCTAGCTTGAATCCCGTTGAATCGTAATTGCTTTCTGAATATTTCACACGTTGGTGACTACCTTGCTAGTAGGTAGTTTTATTCGAAGTCTACGTTTGAATATAAAAGTATCAGCTGCTGGAGAAAGGTAAAGAATAGAGAAGAACGATGGAGAACGACAGAGAGAGATGGACGATCAATCGACGTCTATACTGGTTGTTTGCATCGAAGGAGGATTCCAAGGTGTTTCTCGCGGATTTACGCGTTCCCATCAAAGCAGGGAGCCGTCGTAGCGATAAAGTCTGTCGAGTGATTCACGCCGATGTCATTTCCCCTTCGATCGACATGCCAGCAAGATTCGAGGGTGCTTTTGAGTGTCGTTTACGCCTAGTTGTACAGAGAATGAGGATGGAAGGAAAGAAGATTTCAAATCTTGATGGTAGGAACTTTTAACGAAACTTTCACGCCGTTTATTGGCGATTGGTGAAAGTGATTGGCGGAGGGTGGGTTTGAGGGACTTGTTAGTAGTGATGGGATTGAAGGCGATGCGAAACGTCTGAAGTTAAAACCTGAGACACAAGAAATCCCAAAATAGTTTACTAGACCATTGAACAATCTTGCAAATAGGATGTCGTCCTGAAGGCTTTGAACAGCTTAGAAGTCTTGATAGTCCCGATACTCTACGATAGTCATAATAGTCTTTATAGTCCTTGTAGTCTTTATAGTCATAATGGTCATTATAGTCCTTATAGTCCTTATAGTCTTTATAGTCTTTATAGTCTTTATAGTCGTTATAGTCTTTATAGTCTTTATAGTCGTTATAGTCTTTAGAGTCTTTACAGTCTTTATAGTCTTTATAGTCTTTATAGTCTTTATAGTCTTTATAGTCTTTATAGTCTTTATAGTCTTTATAGTCTTTATAGTCTTTATAGTCTTTATAGTCTTTATAGTCGTTATAGTCTTTATAGTCTTTATAGTCTTTATAGTCTTTATAGTCTTTATAGTCTTTATagtatttatattcttctttatagtctttatagtatttatattcttctttataGTCATTACAGTGTTTATAGTCTTTATAGTATGTATATTCTTCTTTATAGTCATTACAGTGTTTATAGTCTTGATAGTCTTAAGATTATAGACTCAAACTGTCTGAAGACTCCGTACTGCTGATTTGTTCAAAACATTTGCAAAATACTGAAGTGCCATCTCTACCTGCTAGAGCAAGGAGTTTCACAATATCGTCTGGGAATGATAGAAATCGAAGCTGATCGATCGCTTCCAGGGTCCAGTGGAATTCTCGTCTGGATTCGCAGCCACACGGGCTAAATGGTCGACGTGCTTCAACTTTCAGAGAGGCTTTTAAGTTGAAGCTATGCAAGTGGCCCCCGCAGCGTTCTCGTCGATACCATTCGGCCAATGTATCGACGATTAGCGCGACCCTCCGACGAGGGTGGAAGTTATTGTCGGGGTGTGAGGTTGTTAGATCAAGTTGTTAATTGCCCTTCTTCAGAGATAGGGATCTGTAATTTTGACAAGCTGAAGGGGGACGGTCAGGGTTGTTGGCGATGGAAAATTCATTGATCAAGCTTTGGAATATGTACTTCGAATTGAAAGTACGTCCTTAAAGCCGTCACGTTATAGAGTTGGAAGTTCAGAATTTGGATAACAGAGGAGCGAGAGCTGAAAATTTGTATCGTGGGATATTGGAGGCTCAAGATTTTGTGTAATATAAAATTCGAAGCTCAAAATTTGGTTAATATAGAATTCAGAGCTCAAGATTCTGAGCAATGTAGAATTGGAAGCTCAAGATTTTTAGCAATATAGAATTGAAAGCTAGAGATGTGGGTAATATAGAATGGAAAGCTCAAGATTTGGACAACATAGCATTGGAAGCTCCAGATTTggataatataaaatttgaagctTAAAATTTGGGTGATATAGAATTGAAAGCTTAATATTTCGGCACTACAGAATTAGAAGCTCAAGATTTAGACAACATGCAATTCAAAGCTCAAGATTTCTTTAATATGGATTTAATAGCTCAAGGTTTCcataatataaaattcaaagCTCAAGATTTCTTACAATATGCATATAAAACTCCAAGGTTTCCACAATATAAGAATGGAAGCTCAAACTTTTCACAACACAGAATTGAAAGCTCATAATTAGGATCACGTAAAATTAAAAACTCAATATTTTAACTATACAGAATTGAAAACCCAAGATTTGCACACCATACACATTAAAGCTCAAAACTTTCTCAATTTATATTGAGAGATTTAGATCTATATTGAGAGATTTGGCTTTATAGCCAAGTAATCCAAATCAAACCCCACAAGGGAAATACCTTTCCAAATATACACACACAATCACACTTCCATCTCAAATCTAATAATCCACTGTACCAAACCTATATCCCCATCCACATCTCGATTTTTTCCAATCATTACAGAGCGCAGAACAAATTCACGGTGCAATCGGAAGAGAAGCGATAGCTCGAGCAAAATTCGGTCCAAAATTTTTTCCCCACAAATCCCAGGTCGACTCAGGGTTCATCTGAATTTCAGAACCGTGGCCATGCAGCTTGATACGCTCAGATATCGGACAGAGGAAAGTTCGTTCCTAACTAGCCTTGAGGTGTTGGAATAAACTAATTGAGTCGTAGCGAATTAAAAGTCGCAGCGTTATCGCGACACGGGGGAAAGTTTGAACGCGAGTTGCCAACTTCTCCGTGCACTTTTTGCCCGGCGACTTTATTAATTCACCCCGAGAAACGACTTCGAGATGTTCTTCTCCAACTGTTGTCGCCAGTCCTTTCTTCCTCTTCCATTTGCAAAGCAATAGTCAGGATGGTGTCTGACACTTTGAAAACAAAGAAACTCCATCAACAATACGAGTTGGAAACTTGTAACAAACTATCCAAACAGTTGGAAAAATATTCCGCAGACAGTATTTTACATtccataaaatataatttcaagaTCAACTCCACCGCATTATTAAAACTTTGCCGCCAGGTTATTAGTTGTTAAGGCAAATATCGCTcacgaatttttaaacaattgaaCAGCGGATTGGCAGGGATTATTTATGGGGGAAAGATTTTCCCCAGTCCCATAAAATCAGGAGCACGTCAAGAGACCGATCGTGATTTTATATCCGACCAGTTGGAAGGGAATAGGGAAACGCTTTCAGAAGAGGATTCGCGTTGGATTTTTGGCGGATTTAATGCcgcgataaaaaataattccatgCTTTTCCATTGCTGGAAAAGCTGTCCATCCCGATGCACGTCGAACCTTTTCAACCTCGATGGCTATCGAACCGTGGACCCCGCAATATCCGGCGAAGGAGGATACGACGGCTGAAAATATCGAGGGAAAACCACGGGCCTCTAGAATGCCACGATCGTTCCTCGTTTCAGCGCCTTTGCGTGCGtcgatttcattaaaatcgctaTCGATGTTGAATCAAACCTCTATAACTCTGCACCTTCAACGATCGAGGGAActatattaaaatagaaatccAGCTTCTTAACAGATATCtgataaaaaagaaatgggGATCTCAAAAGCGCAGGTTCTCAAATCAATCGTTTTGCGGAtaaggaaaattaatttatttcaacgtCTCTATCGTTTATCTATCATTTTTCTAAAAGGTTGAAATGTAGCTTTTATGAGTTGTATTACATAGTTATAGGTACTCCAAGCAGTAGTGATGTCTCCACTGCGCATGCTCAAAACAAAAGTGGGCGGAGCTATGCCCCCCCTCCAGTTCGCAGCGTGGATTCAGTGCTATGAATGCTTCTATCATgctcctatatttttcatcccttttttaattttctacaaacgTCACTAGTGCTTGCTACACATAGACAgtcgtatatattatataatgcaACTCTGAAGCAGGCCGCACAGTAAATATATTCAGGGAGCCACGCGAGAAGTCTCGtggactgaaattttttaatgagcAAACAGGTTACAATGAATAAAGGGGTGGTATTATCCAATGCGCGCGCTCTCCAATCTGAA
The nucleotide sequence above comes from Andrena cerasifolii isolate SP2316 chromosome 2, iyAndCera1_principal, whole genome shotgun sequence. Encoded proteins:
- the LOC143366393 gene encoding uncharacterized protein LOC143366393, producing the protein MTIKKNIHTIKTINTVMTIKKNINTIKTIKKNINTIKTIKTIKTIKTIKTIKTITTIKTIKTIKTIKTIKTIKTIKTIKTIKTIKTIKTIKTVKTLKTITTIKTIKTITTIKTIKTIKTIRTIRTIMTIMTIKTTRTIKTIMTIVEYRDYQDF